Proteins encoded in a region of the uncultured Paludibaculum sp. genome:
- the waaF gene encoding lipopolysaccharide heptosyltransferase II: MEKYSRILVRATNWVGDAVMSLPALAAVRARFPTAKITVLARPWVAGLYRKEPFVDEILPYQPESVLDRWRTAAELRKRHFDCALLLQNAFDAALVTFLAGIPRRIGYNRDGRGLLLTDAVPVPAKGSIPPHESFYYLELLRQIGWVDKLPSEPLIRLAGERGPVRPVVGVSPGAAYGTAKQWIPQRFAAAAVDLSNRLNTEIELFGSKSERSLCEEVRSEILRLGGSALNLAGETTLEQFIERAGTCRVFLTNDSGSMHIASALGIPTVAIFGATNHITTGPTGPLAKVIRQDVECSPCLLRECPIDHRCMTGVESGRVVQAALELVQISTL, translated from the coding sequence GTGGAGAAATATTCGCGAATCTTAGTCCGGGCGACAAATTGGGTGGGCGACGCGGTGATGAGCTTGCCGGCGCTGGCCGCCGTCCGCGCGCGGTTTCCCACCGCAAAAATCACCGTCTTGGCGCGGCCGTGGGTGGCCGGGTTGTACCGCAAGGAGCCGTTTGTCGACGAGATCCTGCCCTACCAGCCCGAATCCGTACTAGATCGTTGGCGAACCGCCGCCGAGTTGCGCAAGCGCCACTTCGATTGCGCGTTGCTCCTCCAGAACGCTTTCGACGCGGCGCTGGTCACCTTTCTGGCCGGCATCCCGCGCCGTATTGGCTACAACCGTGACGGCCGTGGCCTGCTGCTCACCGATGCCGTGCCGGTGCCTGCCAAGGGCTCCATCCCACCACACGAAAGTTTTTATTATCTGGAGCTTCTACGCCAGATCGGCTGGGTCGACAAGCTACCGTCGGAGCCACTCATCCGCCTGGCCGGCGAACGCGGCCCCGTGCGCCCGGTCGTCGGCGTCAGTCCCGGCGCCGCCTATGGCACCGCTAAACAATGGATTCCACAGCGTTTCGCCGCCGCCGCAGTCGACCTGTCGAATCGGCTCAACACGGAAATCGAACTCTTTGGTTCGAAATCCGAGCGGTCGCTCTGCGAGGAAGTGCGGTCCGAGATCTTGCGGCTGGGTGGATCCGCCCTCAATCTGGCTGGTGAGACAACCCTGGAGCAGTTCATCGAACGAGCCGGCACCTGTCGTGTATTCCTCACAAACGACTCGGGTTCCATGCACATCGCCTCGGCTCTGGGCATTCCCACCGTAGCCATCTTCGGCGCCACCAACCATATCACCACCGGTCCCACGGGGCCGCTCGCCAAGGTGATCCGCCAGGACGTCGAGTGTTCGCCTTGCCTTCTGCGCGAATGCCCCATCGATCACCGCTGCATGACAGGCGTTGAGTCCGGCCGCGTGGTACAGGCGGCCCTGGAACTAGTACAGATATCGACCCTCTAG
- a CDS encoding phytanoyl-CoA dioxygenase family protein, with translation MTEAEKRQLDEQGYIIVPEFMDDHLLRELRVQVEALFEQEGENAGHEFRQEPFARRLANLVDKGEIFEQVVADSRLLVYLSHVLNGSFKLSSLNARSTNPYAPEAQPLHVDMGVLPDEIGPRVFNSVWLLDDFTEENGATRLIPGSHLWGRLPQDVLKDPTAPHPQEILVLAPAGSVAIYNAHVWHGGTANQTGRHRRALHAFYVRRDLPQQQWQKKLLSAETQARVSPMTRYLLALDDPMNDQLCAEGSGRSGFLK, from the coding sequence ATGACGGAAGCCGAGAAACGGCAACTGGATGAACAAGGCTACATTATTGTGCCTGAGTTCATGGACGATCACCTGCTGCGCGAGCTGCGCGTGCAGGTGGAAGCACTGTTCGAGCAGGAAGGCGAGAATGCCGGTCACGAGTTCCGTCAGGAACCGTTCGCTCGGCGGCTGGCGAATCTGGTCGACAAGGGTGAGATTTTTGAGCAGGTGGTGGCCGATTCGCGGCTGCTGGTCTATCTGAGTCACGTACTGAACGGGAGTTTCAAGCTCAGCAGCCTGAACGCGCGGTCGACGAACCCCTATGCCCCCGAGGCGCAGCCGCTGCATGTCGATATGGGTGTGCTGCCGGACGAGATTGGCCCGCGCGTTTTCAACTCCGTCTGGCTGCTGGATGATTTCACAGAAGAGAACGGGGCGACGCGGCTGATTCCGGGGTCCCACCTTTGGGGGCGGCTGCCCCAGGATGTTTTGAAGGACCCGACGGCTCCGCATCCCCAGGAGATTCTGGTGCTTGCTCCGGCTGGGTCGGTCGCGATCTATAACGCCCACGTCTGGCATGGCGGAACTGCGAACCAGACCGGGCGTCACCGGCGCGCGTTGCATGCCTTCTATGTCCGGCGCGACCTGCCGCAGCAGCAGTGGCAGAAGAAACTGCTGAGTGCCGAGACGCAGGCGCGGGTTTCGCCGATGACGCGGTACCTGCTGGCACTGGACGATCCGATGAACGATCAGCTCTGTGCGGAAGGTAGCGGGCGTAGCGGCTTCCTGAAATAG
- a CDS encoding adenylyltransferase/cytidyltransferase family protein, translating to MGILYNRPELVAERARWREAGLTVVFTNGCYDILHPGHIRTLESCRNLGDVLILALNSDASTTRIKGPTRPILPEQQRAALASALEAVDAVTLFDEDTPRELIAELLPDILVKGSDWSHFVAGREAVEASGGRVVLLPLEPGYSTTATVEEVLSQQ from the coding sequence ATGGGGATCCTTTACAACCGGCCGGAGTTGGTGGCCGAGCGGGCGCGCTGGCGAGAAGCCGGGCTGACCGTGGTGTTCACGAACGGGTGCTACGACATCCTGCATCCGGGCCACATCCGCACTCTGGAGTCGTGCCGGAACCTGGGGGATGTGCTGATTTTGGCGCTGAATTCCGACGCCAGCACGACGCGCATCAAGGGCCCGACGCGCCCGATTCTGCCCGAACAGCAGAGGGCGGCGCTGGCCTCGGCCTTGGAGGCCGTGGACGCCGTGACCCTTTTTGACGAGGACACGCCCAGGGAGCTGATTGCCGAGCTGCTGCCGGACATCCTGGTGAAGGGCAGCGACTGGTCGCATTTTGTCGCCGGGAGGGAAGCGGTGGAGGCCTCCGGTGGGCGAGTGGTACTGCTGCCGCTGGAGCCCGGGTATTCCACGACCGCTACGGTAGAAGAGGTCCTCAGCCAGCAGTGA
- the mfd gene encoding transcription-repair coupling factor produces the protein MINPGVRDQFQSLTRHPAFQELLRRLAHEPTSRSMLSGLTPTAKALYLTLLWENLEQPILVVTDTNRTAEILQELLETFHNLLLAGRGAPPPVHIPALDVLPGQGLSPHTEIKAQRAVGLYRLASGQCSVAVTPVASALLRTEGPAAYRQLALTLRQNDEIAMDDLASHLESIGYEKREPVEMEGEYSTRGGIFDVYPAEAHRPVRIEFFGDSVESLRRFDPETQRSVLKVEEVTLLPLEETPRTREFLRQLAELRQADDVVPGETFPGWEFAAPLLRPRSDSIENLIEKPILVWDEPEGLRVAAERLWKRLEGLSEQAPCPPEQVFRQWGELQAQHPDRREVELRQLSLEGDTHAGDVPLEIRSQPGMAFRNNMPAAVSEARSLVEKGFRVAFFAAAQGEVERLADILGEYSLPFQLGMELTGSTPQYLADRAYMAMQTASVYLIQGQVRRGVTLPEAQFALIGSEDLFEASDYAAQPARARSHVALFTPESLDLKIGDYVVHAQHGIGRFTGLRQISSGDTMEDFMVVEYAAESKLYVPLTRLDLIQKYRGANEGKPALDKLGGVTWAKTKSRVKAKMRDMAEELLKLYAERKMSEGYAFSADSNWQREFEDAFEYTATRDQLQAVTEIKRDMESPHPMDRLLCGDVGFGKTEVAMRAAFKALGDGKQVAVLAPTTVLALQHFETFQKRFQAFPVRIEMLSRFRSPKETKAVLADLKAGKVDVVVGTHRILSKDLEFPDLGLLVVDEEQRFGVAHKERLKQMKKSVDVLTMSATPIPRTLHMSLLGLRDMSVIETPPKDRLAVQTVVAKFNPELVKTAIEQEVQRGGQVYFVHNRVDSIWTRAASIQELVPNARVAVGHGQMGEAELEKVLLSFMHRGADVFVCTTIVENGLDIPLANTIIIENAQNYGLSELYQLRGRVGRSNRRAYAYLMVPTDVDLTEVARKRLAALKEFSDLGAGFKIAALDLELRGAGNLLGGEQHGHLAVVGYETYVKLLDETARELRGEVVAPEVHSSLNLGLDIRIPPDYIADEQQRLKAYKRIADAGDPVKAVALLQELEDRYGAAPESVRHLVEFSQLKTLAARCGIEAIDRRGGGVNIKFHPGSAVDPHALMRLVSETAGAQFTPAGILRVPLDPAAEPGVLLVQLRGQIEGLAG, from the coding sequence GTGATCAACCCTGGGGTCCGCGATCAGTTCCAATCCCTAACGCGCCATCCGGCCTTTCAAGAGCTGCTGAGGCGGCTGGCCCACGAGCCCACGTCCCGCTCGATGTTGAGCGGACTGACGCCAACCGCGAAGGCGCTCTACCTGACGCTGCTTTGGGAGAATCTGGAGCAGCCGATTCTGGTGGTGACGGACACAAACCGGACGGCGGAGATTCTGCAGGAGCTGCTGGAGACCTTCCACAATCTGCTGCTGGCGGGGCGCGGGGCTCCGCCACCGGTACACATTCCGGCGCTGGACGTTCTGCCCGGCCAGGGGCTGTCGCCACACACGGAGATCAAGGCGCAACGGGCCGTGGGGTTGTACAGGCTGGCTTCGGGGCAGTGCTCCGTCGCGGTGACTCCGGTGGCTTCGGCGCTTTTGCGCACGGAGGGGCCGGCGGCCTACCGGCAACTGGCGCTGACGTTGCGGCAGAACGATGAGATCGCGATGGACGACCTGGCGTCGCATCTCGAATCGATTGGCTATGAGAAACGCGAACCAGTGGAGATGGAAGGCGAATACTCGACGCGCGGAGGCATCTTCGACGTCTATCCGGCGGAGGCGCACCGGCCGGTGCGCATCGAGTTCTTCGGGGACTCGGTGGAGAGTCTGCGGCGGTTCGACCCGGAGACGCAGCGCAGTGTCTTGAAGGTGGAAGAGGTGACGCTGCTGCCGCTGGAGGAGACTCCACGGACACGCGAGTTCCTGCGGCAACTGGCGGAGCTGCGGCAGGCCGACGACGTGGTTCCGGGCGAGACGTTTCCCGGCTGGGAGTTCGCGGCGCCTCTGCTGCGGCCGCGCAGCGACTCGATTGAGAACCTGATTGAGAAGCCGATTCTGGTTTGGGATGAGCCCGAGGGGTTGAGGGTTGCGGCCGAGCGGCTGTGGAAGCGCCTGGAGGGGTTGTCGGAGCAGGCTCCGTGCCCGCCGGAGCAGGTGTTCCGGCAATGGGGTGAGCTGCAGGCCCAGCATCCTGACCGGCGCGAAGTGGAACTGAGGCAGCTCTCGCTGGAGGGCGACACGCACGCCGGTGATGTGCCGCTGGAGATCCGGTCCCAGCCGGGAATGGCGTTCCGGAACAACATGCCGGCGGCGGTGAGCGAGGCACGCTCCCTGGTGGAGAAGGGTTTCCGCGTGGCGTTTTTCGCGGCGGCGCAAGGCGAAGTGGAGCGGCTGGCCGACATCCTGGGCGAGTACTCGCTGCCCTTCCAACTGGGCATGGAGCTCACCGGGTCGACGCCGCAGTATCTGGCCGATCGTGCCTACATGGCGATGCAGACGGCCAGCGTGTACCTGATCCAGGGGCAGGTGCGGCGCGGCGTGACATTGCCGGAAGCGCAGTTCGCGCTGATTGGCAGTGAGGATCTGTTCGAGGCGTCGGACTACGCGGCGCAGCCGGCAAGGGCGCGGTCGCATGTCGCGCTGTTCACGCCGGAGTCGTTGGATCTCAAAATCGGCGATTATGTGGTGCATGCGCAGCACGGCATTGGACGGTTCACGGGGCTGCGGCAGATATCGAGCGGCGACACCATGGAGGATTTCATGGTGGTGGAGTATGCCGCGGAGTCGAAGTTGTATGTTCCGCTGACTCGGCTGGACCTGATCCAGAAGTATCGCGGCGCGAATGAAGGCAAGCCGGCGCTGGACAAGCTGGGCGGCGTCACCTGGGCGAAGACGAAGTCGCGGGTGAAGGCCAAGATGCGCGATATGGCGGAGGAGCTTTTGAAGCTCTATGCCGAGCGCAAAATGAGCGAGGGGTACGCGTTCTCGGCCGATTCGAACTGGCAGCGTGAGTTTGAAGACGCGTTTGAGTACACGGCGACGCGCGACCAGTTGCAGGCGGTGACGGAGATCAAGCGGGACATGGAGAGCCCGCATCCGATGGACCGGCTGTTGTGCGGCGACGTGGGCTTCGGCAAGACGGAAGTGGCGATGCGGGCGGCGTTCAAGGCGCTGGGGGATGGCAAGCAGGTGGCGGTGCTGGCGCCGACGACGGTGCTGGCGCTGCAGCATTTCGAAACCTTCCAGAAGCGGTTCCAGGCGTTCCCGGTGCGGATCGAGATGCTAAGCCGGTTCCGCTCACCGAAAGAGACGAAGGCCGTGCTGGCAGACCTGAAGGCCGGCAAGGTGGATGTGGTGGTGGGCACGCACCGGATCCTGTCGAAGGACCTGGAGTTCCCGGATCTCGGGCTGCTGGTGGTGGACGAGGAACAACGCTTTGGCGTCGCGCACAAAGAGCGGTTGAAGCAGATGAAGAAGAGCGTGGATGTGCTGACGATGTCGGCTACGCCGATTCCGCGCACTCTGCACATGTCATTGCTGGGCCTGCGCGATATGAGTGTGATTGAGACTCCACCGAAGGACCGATTAGCCGTACAGACGGTGGTGGCCAAGTTCAACCCGGAACTGGTGAAAACGGCCATTGAGCAGGAGGTGCAGCGCGGCGGGCAGGTGTATTTCGTGCACAACCGCGTGGATTCCATCTGGACGCGCGCCGCTTCGATCCAGGAACTGGTGCCCAACGCGCGAGTGGCCGTGGGTCATGGACAGATGGGCGAGGCCGAGTTGGAGAAGGTCCTGCTGAGCTTCATGCATCGCGGGGCGGACGTTTTCGTGTGCACGACGATTGTGGAGAACGGCCTGGATATCCCGCTGGCGAACACGATCATCATCGAGAACGCGCAAAACTACGGGCTTTCCGAGTTGTATCAGTTGCGCGGGCGTGTGGGGCGGAGTAACCGGCGCGCCTATGCGTACCTGATGGTGCCGACGGATGTCGATTTGACCGAAGTGGCGCGGAAGCGTCTGGCGGCGTTGAAGGAGTTCTCTGATCTGGGTGCGGGGTTCAAGATCGCCGCGCTGGATCTGGAGTTGCGCGGAGCGGGGAACCTGTTGGGTGGTGAGCAGCATGGGCATCTGGCGGTGGTCGGGTATGAGACGTATGTGAAGCTGCTGGATGAGACGGCGCGGGAGCTGCGGGGCGAGGTGGTGGCGCCGGAGGTGCACTCGTCGTTGAATCTTGGGCTGGATATTCGAATTCCCCCCGATTACATTGCCGATGAACAGCAGAGGCTGAAGGCGTATAAGCGGATTGCGGATGCGGGTGATCCGGTGAAGGCCGTGGCGCTGCTGCAGGAGCTGGAAGACCGGTATGGGGCGGCTCCGGAGAGCGTGAGGCATCTGGTGGAGTTCTCGCAGTTGAAGACGCTGGCGGCGCGGTGCGGGATTGAGGCGATTGATCGGCGGGGCGGCGGGGTGAATATCAAGTTCCATCCGGGGTCGGCTGTGGACCCGCACGCGTTGATGAGATTGGTGAGTGAGACGGCCGGGGCGCAGTTCACGCCGGCGGGCATACTCAGGGTACCGCTGGATCCGGCGGCGGAGCCTGGGGTTTTGCTAGTGCAGTTGCGGGGGCAGATCGAGGGGTTGGCGGGGTAG
- a CDS encoding transposase — protein MTDAIGFGERELKHYQLHAWSIMPNHVHLLITPIVEFRHLAQSFKGFTARHANMILGRTGQPFWQRESYDRWVRNEEEFQRIVRYVERNSVRAGLAGSPEEYRWSSAYRER, from the coding sequence ATGACCGACGCTATTGGGTTCGGCGAACGGGAGTTGAAGCACTATCAGTTGCATGCCTGGAGTATCATGCCGAATCATGTGCATCTGCTGATTACACCGATCGTCGAGTTTCGCCACTTGGCGCAATCCTTCAAGGGGTTCACCGCGCGCCACGCGAATATGATCCTTGGTCGGACGGGCCAGCCGTTCTGGCAAAGGGAATCGTACGATCGCTGGGTCCGCAATGAGGAGGAGTTTCAGCGGATCGTGCGGTATGTCGAGAGAAATTCCGTGCGGGCGGGGTTGGCTGGAAGTCCGGAAGAGTACCGTTGGTCTTCAGCGTATCGGGAGCGCTGA
- a CDS encoding sialidase family protein, translating into MSLSRRAFLATPAAMAAAQTQSSTPALSNISLTPESYCGWPTLARRANGELLVAYSGGRETHVCPFGRVELMRSTDDGRSWSWPEVLMDTVIDDRDAGLCVTPSGAILVTTFTSLAYETTMQRAQDWPAERTARWQAVQRRSTQAQRTALLGTWMLRSTDGGMTWSAPYRVPVNSPHGPVAISGNRLLYPGKELWEPGQKARVAESTDDGQTWRMLADIPLRPGDRYEDYHELHGVETSDHRLLVQIRNHSKTNAGETLQCESTDGGKTWSQPRAIGVWGLPSHLLRLRDGRLVMSYGYRRAPFGNQARVSEDHGKTWSQPITISADGVRGDLGYPSTVELSDGSLLTAWYEQQAANPKSVLRQARWRL; encoded by the coding sequence ATGTCGCTCTCCCGCCGCGCCTTTCTAGCCACCCCGGCCGCGATGGCCGCCGCCCAAACTCAATCCTCCACACCCGCTCTCTCGAACATCAGCCTGACGCCCGAATCCTACTGCGGCTGGCCCACCCTCGCCCGCCGCGCCAACGGTGAACTGCTCGTCGCCTATTCCGGAGGCCGCGAAACCCACGTCTGTCCCTTCGGGCGTGTCGAACTCATGCGCTCCACGGACGACGGCAGATCCTGGAGTTGGCCAGAAGTTCTGATGGACACAGTAATCGACGACCGCGACGCCGGCCTCTGCGTCACGCCGTCCGGAGCCATCCTGGTCACCACCTTCACCTCCCTCGCCTACGAAACCACCATGCAGCGAGCCCAGGACTGGCCCGCCGAGCGCACCGCCCGCTGGCAGGCCGTCCAACGCCGCTCAACGCAAGCCCAGCGCACCGCCCTCCTCGGTACCTGGATGCTGCGTTCCACCGATGGCGGCATGACGTGGTCGGCACCGTACCGCGTCCCCGTCAATTCTCCGCACGGGCCCGTGGCCATCTCCGGCAATCGCCTCCTGTATCCCGGCAAGGAACTCTGGGAGCCCGGCCAGAAGGCGCGCGTGGCGGAATCGACCGACGACGGCCAAACCTGGCGCATGCTCGCCGATATCCCGCTCCGTCCCGGAGACCGCTACGAGGACTACCACGAACTCCACGGAGTTGAGACCTCCGACCACCGTCTGCTGGTGCAGATCCGCAACCACAGCAAAACCAACGCTGGCGAAACCCTGCAGTGTGAATCCACCGACGGAGGCAAGACCTGGTCCCAGCCCCGCGCAATAGGAGTCTGGGGCCTCCCGTCGCACCTGCTCCGCCTCAGGGACGGCCGGTTGGTGATGTCTTACGGCTACCGCCGAGCCCCATTTGGCAACCAGGCCCGGGTCAGCGAGGATCACGGCAAAACCTGGTCACAACCCATAACGATCTCCGCCGATGGCGTGCGAGGCGACCTGGGCTACCCGTCAACGGTAGAGCTATCCGACGGCAGCCTCCTGACGGCCTGGTACGAGCAACAGGCCGCCAACCCGAAATCCGTCCTCCGCCAGGCCCGCTGGCGTCTGTAG
- a CDS encoding YceI family protein — protein sequence MNLKSVLALALLAVPAVFAEEYKIDTSHSKAAFTVKHLMVSNVRGEFSKVTGTISYDEKNPAATRIDATIDATTVNTSEPKRDEHLRSADFFDVAKFPTMSFKSKSAKKTADGIAVTGDLTIHGVTRQVVLNVEGPSQEMKDPWNMLRRGATATTVINRADYGLTWNKALETGGMVVSNEVKITIDVEATRATAKN from the coding sequence ATGAACCTGAAATCAGTCCTCGCTCTAGCCCTGCTCGCCGTGCCTGCTGTCTTCGCGGAAGAGTACAAGATCGACACCTCACACTCCAAGGCGGCTTTCACGGTCAAGCACCTCATGGTCAGCAACGTCCGTGGCGAATTCAGCAAAGTCACCGGAACCATCTCCTATGACGAGAAGAACCCGGCCGCCACGCGAATCGATGCCACCATCGACGCCACCACGGTGAACACCAGCGAGCCCAAGCGTGACGAACACCTCCGCAGCGCCGACTTCTTCGACGTTGCCAAGTTCCCCACCATGTCCTTCAAGTCGAAGAGCGCGAAGAAGACCGCCGATGGCATTGCCGTCACCGGGGACCTCACCATCCACGGCGTCACCCGTCAGGTCGTGTTGAATGTCGAAGGCCCCAGCCAGGAGATGAAGGATCCCTGGAACATGCTGCGCCGTGGCGCCACCGCGACCACCGTCATCAACCGGGCGGACTACGGCCTCACCTGGAACAAGGCGCTCGAAACCGGTGGCATGGTCGTCAGCAACGAAGTAAAGATCACCATCGACGTGGAAGCCACTCGCGCCACCGCCAAGAACTGA
- a CDS encoding nuclear transport factor 2 family protein: MTTAELDAKLNNDILTGKALEAFDELYDENVVMQENSNEPFVGKAVNRQREIDFFSSIEQFHGASVLSSAVNGDVALSEWLYDVTFKGGTRFKLAQVAVRRWKDGKVVSERFYYSK; encoded by the coding sequence ATGACTACCGCTGAACTCGACGCCAAACTGAACAACGACATCCTCACCGGCAAAGCGCTGGAAGCCTTCGACGAGCTCTACGATGAGAACGTCGTCATGCAGGAAAACTCGAACGAACCCTTCGTCGGCAAGGCCGTCAACCGCCAACGCGAAATCGATTTCTTCTCGAGCATCGAGCAGTTCCATGGAGCGTCAGTGCTCTCCTCCGCCGTCAACGGCGACGTGGCCCTCTCCGAATGGCTCTACGACGTCACCTTCAAGGGTGGCACGCGCTTCAAACTCGCCCAGGTCGCTGTCCGCCGCTGGAAAGACGGCAAGGTCGTCAGCGAACGGTTCTATTACTCCAAGTAA
- a CDS encoding MarR family transcriptional regulator, giving the protein MARKTSRLQEELKQTKPFGSIYQEAALSVMKTADVFRRDTTRLLEPYEVTPQQYNVLRILRGAGADGIPTLAIGERLLEETPGMTRLLDRMEFKALVRRIRCEKDRRQVLCYLTEEGARLLATLDPLIEATDRNMAARLTPEEAETLVELLEKIRETRQ; this is encoded by the coding sequence ATGGCACGCAAGACAAGCCGCCTTCAGGAGGAACTGAAGCAGACCAAACCCTTCGGCTCCATCTATCAGGAAGCGGCCCTGTCCGTCATGAAGACCGCGGACGTCTTCCGGCGTGACACCACCCGGCTCCTGGAGCCCTACGAAGTCACGCCGCAGCAGTACAACGTGTTACGCATCCTGCGCGGCGCGGGTGCTGACGGCATACCAACCCTGGCCATCGGAGAGCGTCTCCTCGAAGAGACTCCAGGCATGACCAGGCTGCTGGACCGCATGGAGTTCAAAGCTCTCGTGCGCCGGATTCGCTGCGAGAAAGACCGCCGCCAGGTGCTCTGCTACCTCACTGAGGAAGGCGCGCGCCTGCTGGCCACCCTCGATCCGTTGATCGAGGCAACCGATCGGAACATGGCCGCCCGGCTCACCCCCGAAGAGGCCGAAACTCTGGTGGAACTACTGGAAAAAATTAGGGAGACAAGACAATGA
- a CDS encoding CvpA family protein has translation MNWLDIFFLVILGIFVAQGIRRGFTRLAIGLAATLLGLLLASWFYGSVGAYFEPYLSSRALCNIVGFLLVFVGVQAAGGLLGWGLSRLFKWTGLGLLDRLLGALFGFIKATLIGIVLVMMLLAFPIKPIPASVAESSIAPYLIEASHVVVYLAPRELKDGFLASYERVKKLWNGTRPDAEPKSPPRSSS, from the coding sequence GTGAACTGGCTCGACATCTTTTTTCTCGTCATCCTCGGCATCTTTGTAGCCCAGGGCATTCGCCGGGGCTTCACTCGGCTCGCAATCGGCCTGGCAGCCACGCTGCTGGGCCTTTTGCTGGCCTCCTGGTTCTATGGATCCGTCGGCGCCTACTTCGAGCCCTACCTCAGCTCCCGAGCCCTCTGCAATATCGTTGGATTCCTGCTCGTTTTCGTAGGCGTCCAAGCCGCCGGCGGACTGCTCGGTTGGGGTCTCTCCCGTCTCTTTAAGTGGACCGGGCTCGGCCTTCTCGACCGCCTTCTCGGCGCGTTATTCGGCTTTATCAAGGCCACTCTCATCGGCATTGTCCTCGTCATGATGCTGCTTGCCTTTCCCATCAAGCCCATACCCGCATCGGTCGCCGAATCCAGCATTGCGCCCTACCTGATCGAGGCTTCCCATGTCGTTGTCTACCTCGCCCCCCGCGAGTTGAAGGACGGCTTCCTCGCTTCCTACGAGCGCGTCAAGAAGCTCTGGAACGGCACCCGCCCCGACGCCGAACCGAAATCGCCCCCCAGATCCAGCAGCTAG
- a CDS encoding phosphoribosylaminoimidazolesuccinocarboxamide synthase — protein MSTLLQTNIPGLPLIARGKVRDVYAVGTDKLLMIATDRISAFDCVLGSPIPDKGRVLTQLSLFWFDFLKDVVPNHLISADVNEYPADLHQHRDQLEGRSMLVKRAEMVQIECVARGYISGSGWKEYKAGGTVCGIQLPAGLKESDRLPTPIFTPAFKAQSGHDENISFEKAAQIAGQDVVARLRDLTLGIYSKAAGYALTRGIILADTKFEFGFIGDTLTLGDEVLTPDSSRFWPAAQYNPGGAQPSFDKQFVRDYLETLTWNKQPPAPSLPADVIEKTSDKYREAYEKITGRKL, from the coding sequence ATGAGCACCCTACTTCAAACCAACATCCCCGGCCTGCCGCTGATCGCCCGCGGCAAAGTCCGCGACGTCTACGCCGTCGGCACCGACAAGCTGCTGATGATCGCCACCGATCGCATCTCCGCCTTCGATTGCGTTCTCGGCTCGCCGATCCCGGACAAGGGCCGCGTCCTTACCCAGCTCTCCCTCTTCTGGTTCGACTTCCTCAAGGATGTCGTGCCCAACCACCTGATCTCCGCCGACGTCAACGAATATCCGGCCGACCTGCATCAGCACCGCGACCAGCTCGAAGGCCGCTCCATGCTCGTCAAACGCGCCGAAATGGTGCAGATCGAATGCGTCGCCCGCGGCTACATCTCCGGCTCCGGCTGGAAGGAGTACAAGGCCGGCGGCACCGTCTGCGGCATTCAGCTCCCCGCCGGACTCAAGGAGAGCGACCGCCTGCCCACGCCCATCTTCACCCCGGCCTTCAAGGCCCAGTCCGGCCACGACGAGAACATCAGCTTCGAAAAGGCCGCCCAGATCGCGGGACAGGACGTTGTCGCCCGGCTGCGCGATCTCACCCTCGGCATCTATTCCAAGGCCGCCGGCTACGCCCTCACCCGCGGCATCATCCTCGCCGACACCAAGTTCGAATTCGGCTTCATCGGCGACACCCTCACCCTCGGCGACGAGGTCCTCACGCCGGACTCCTCGCGCTTTTGGCCCGCCGCCCAGTACAATCCCGGCGGCGCCCAGCCCTCTTTCGACAAGCAGTTCGTGCGCGACTACCTCGAAACGCTCACCTGGAACAAACAACCGCCAGCCCCGTCGCTGCCGGCCGACGTCATCGAAAAGACGTCGGACAAGTACCGCGAGGCCTACGAGAAGATCACAGGTCGCAAGTTGTGA
- a CDS encoding hemerythrin domain-containing protein, with protein sequence MVPTVVRPLTVLITMRRHKSLHPLSHQHHNGLALCVLVERALASDASEPVVRRLAAKCAGRFDLELVNHFQLEEQVLFPAVTAELGPYPLVDALIAEHRAMEQQIAVLRHEPTVNRLQEFATLLRAHIRREENELFPSIQDRLSPATMQHLGDTFEARAVRVCLEP encoded by the coding sequence ATGGTACCAACAGTAGTTCGGCCCCTGACGGTCCTCATCACTATGCGCCGCCACAAGAGCCTTCACCCGCTCTCCCATCAGCACCACAACGGCCTGGCGCTCTGCGTCCTGGTCGAACGCGCACTCGCCAGCGACGCCTCGGAACCGGTCGTCCGCCGCCTCGCCGCCAAGTGCGCCGGCCGCTTCGACCTCGAGCTCGTCAACCACTTCCAGCTCGAAGAGCAGGTCCTCTTCCCAGCCGTCACCGCCGAGCTCGGTCCCTACCCCCTGGTCGACGCCCTCATCGCCGAGCACCGCGCCATGGAGCAGCAGATCGCCGTCCTGCGCCACGAACCCACCGTCAACCGTCTCCAGGAGTTCGCCACTCTGCTCCGCGCCCACATCCGGCGCGAGGAGAACGAACTTTTCCCGAGTATCCAGGACCGCCTGAGCCCCGCCACCATGCAGCACCTCGGTGACACCTTCGAGGCCCGGGCCGTCCGCGTCTGCCTGGAACCGTAG